aaaattagATGGTTCGACACATAAAATTCAACAAGTGGATTAAAGTAATctgtttgtaatttttttttctttttgttattccTCTTGTAATTGTTCTATATAAAGTGAGCGAAAAATATTATAACTGGATGGACATATCAGCATTATTGTTAAAATCGAAGATAATAGAAGATAATGACTTATTGCCTAATTGTGAGAGctcctaaggccatctccaaccgaagggtctagAGGGCCAGAAGGccgaaaatagcttgaaaaccgtctatgtggagccaaaaatattcactaggcgacacgtgaatttttggacaaaagaggaaaaaaatacccttgagacataacgggattcctacgcgcgagcagcgggcaatcattcatcaacgaagtcaaaagtgcccaaaataggtaacaatttaaaacctatttcatcaaatctcaTCCACAAGGTAATTTCCAAAACCTATCTCATTTCATATATTTTCTacttcattatttagctaatcaattagttaaataatttattcattCCATAACTCCTAAAACATTCATTCTAAAATcatgataattagccaattaatggtttaattgcctaattaatcccttaattatcaattaagtCATCCATTTTATCCAAAACACACAATAAGGCCGGCCATCCTTCACCCCCAAAGAAATCAACCATGCCTTCAACCTTTTCTACCACATCTTTCCTTTTTATGATAATAATTTGCTAAGTTAATTAGGGAATTATTttgattaattagctaattatttcATAACTCCCAATTTGAAACAAATCAAAGATCTAGCCCACAAACAAAGCTAGGTGGCTGGTCCTTTCTCACCCAAGGAGGCTGGCCACTCTCCTATAAAAAGCCtcacattttctccaaaaaaggTCTCTCACACTCTTGCTAAAATTCTTCAAAATTctcaaacactttctctctaaattctaactttggcatcggaggtttttCGGCCAAAGTCCCCCTATTCATTGTAGGtgcatgaggcttttggccttgacctaaggtgttaattattttgtagatgcaattttgtccaagatcaagaggaagaaatttgcatccacagtctccaaccgagagctaGGCCAAAAGGCTCGTGGGCCTCACGaaatctgaaagggccaaaaGGTTGGCCAAAAGCAGCCAGCCAGCTAGCCCGGGCTAGCTAGAAAATCATAGCAATCATGTCGGTTCttaaagaaaaatttgaatCCAACAGCTAACTGACGTCAgctaattgttatttttgaattttttttacaatttttttttatttacaaaatttttcctataacttctatttttttaagaaaactaatgaaaatggcttgaaaactttgagttttaatgataaggacaaaataaagggtaaagtgaatagtaccatatttgactttttagtgcaaaaatgtgatttttcgttaaagtgaacagtaccgtaggtttttcgttaaaactcccttttttttttctataacttctattttacaaaatttgtttcatatattttttaaaattctatttttttcctataacttctattttacaaaatttgtttccttttttttttaaattccattttttcctataacttctatttcacaaaatttgtttcctattttttttttaaattccattttttcctataacttctgtcacagcccgtcccgggattttatttatcgaggacgtgaaatgacgggATTGCCCTTCGCggttactaaggtatgtgtgtgtgacatatttTGGACTAAATACATATATTCCTAAACTTttggaaaaataatttaagttggattaaagttggtatgtatattttgtgtggttagggattttAAGAATTGGGTTGTGACTTGTTTttgggtggaccacacacacacacaggacAACCCTCTCCttccccgtgctctctctctctctcttcttcgtttcaatctctctctccctctcgaaattGTACGGACAAAGCACCAAACCCTCGAACCTTCACGGATCAACGCCAaaaagggaattctaagcttatagtgagcttagtgagatCCTAAGGAAGCTCAAAGTGCTTAGTttaaaggttttggacgtcgggatcgttgagttcgaagttggccggttttcttggaatttctccggtgatacctatcccgaggacgagcgcatccaaggatgtcacgggggttacgacccttcgacttatcagtgagtggacatttattttctgtatttacctatatactattgattttcccaaaaattgaatttatatgaaagtatgttttaaaataccatgcatgcatattgtgaattatatgaattgataattgatgcatatatatatgtgaattggtgctgtggacgcacatgtgagtatcaggtgagttttatgttattcatgtgaatcattgatgatgtgaattgtgttgagagctcataacctgcacctctggtgttagtgcttatagtattcaccgcacagcacgctcaccttggatccaaataTGTGCATGtcatacagaccatgagagggttccgacatgctagtcgtatagatcactagaggtggttccgactggtaggtaaCCTTAGATTATGCgtgcagatgattgatgagagaagcactagagcatattatttcaccattcttgtcgtacagactacttcaggtagttccgacttatgtgcagagcagcgccgtacaggtcaccgtggtgactccggctgggttggatattaagctatagaattaaccgtacaagaccaactgcagggtctccggttgattcattatgtcatctgttatattgatgcatccatattctgtcATTGACATttatagcatggcatacttgctggattttgataaagattaatgttttgagagatttgaacaaatattatgctattatgttattttttgggaaagtatataggttttacaccgaggggttagaaatgttttaaatgaaatgttttggaaaactttggttttactaacctactaaattttgttttgcacccctccaggttctagttagcagttggtggctcacgaggttttattcggcgttctgacagactttctgcatgtaggactcacctgcgggtgttgtaatttaattatagttctacttgactgcacctagtatttctgctctgaaattgtgtactgtacacttaaactcactctagcatgctagttggatattattgctagtagttggttttttattccttcgtatttctcatatcttttgcttccgcatcgcacttttgattacgtcacgctcacgtgacggccagcacgccttgattctaggatcagggtgtgtcaacttctatttcataaaatttgtttcatattttttttttaccataacttctattttacaaaatttgtttcatattttttttaaattccattttttcttataacttctatttcacaatatttgtttcatattttttttagttctattttttcctataacttcctaagccattatgcaatattaaattaaattaagtaacatgaaacaacattaaacaatatgaaacaacattaaataacattgaccaacataaaaattatataacataaaaaaacatttaacaacacgaaacttaaacaacatttttaaaaacatttaacaacataaaacttaaacgcccACTCTATacttcttttggcccaaagatgtgcaacaagatcctgttgtaggtaATTGTTTGTGGCATGAGAGCGTATCATTCTATAACGTctcatgtactcatttatagagatactaccagttattggattgaaaggcaaattaggctaattaatttttctatcaagCTATATAGTATTTCACTTGTCTCAAACAACACAAGgttggtttttgtttctttggtatACAAGACGAGTTATGATCCATCTCTATGACAATTTTGTAACTTTAGGTGAGTGCCGATGGTTCGATGGGAGTTAGAATGAGTATCCAACTTAAAATCAATTAATAATGCAAAGGTATGAGATCTCTCATGTGAAGTACTTTCAACACATCTTTTCATGTGTAGCATCTTCTGTGTATAACATGTGTTCAATTTATATAAGTGATGTGAGAGCACATGTGGCTATGACACTTAACAAGTTTATAAGTAATAAACTCTAgactctaaaccctaaaccctaacctaaacACGATTTTGTTACATCAAATACATACATCATGCAGTTCTCCATGCAAACTATACCTTAGCTAAAGTGTATTTAAAGAAATGAGTACCTTTGCTTGTTAGATAGAAATATACCAattaatttgtactcataaAGGTTGTGGGAAAGGAATATTTGTACAGTAAATTTGAATGtaaatgcataaataaataaaaaaatcttttgCGGAGGGCTGCTTTTTTCAAGAGCAGGATTAGTATCTGCTTGATTGATGCTGAATTTCAGAGTCCACAGGGAAATTCTGGAGCAACTCTGGAAAGTGGGGCACAACCACAAAGAGTGGTGCAGTTTATCATGAAAGGTGAGGACTAATCATCTGCTGCAGATGCTACAATGCTTGACCCCGTATTTTGAttcatcatcttcatcctcGCTGATGTAGTATGCTGGGAGCGGCTAGGATAAGGcaattatttcttcttttttttttttggaaactaataAGGAAATTATTTCTGGTGCTGGATAAGGCAATTATATATACTCAGAAAAGGgtagagatttttatttttatttaaaaaaaaaaaggaattagttataGACTCGcttcacatcgaacttcaacgatcaGAATCGTCTATTTTATAAGTCccaattcatagatcatcctttcAAATATTCAATTCAATCAGAAATCATTTGTCTATTTAGTTATTacgataaaatttcattgtttcttataaaacaaaatgttcgtcaatttctttaAACTCTCTCAGATATTTTcgatttgactaatattttgcaaagatgatctatgagaaatgaggatcctctttgtagcCTCTTTGCGAGGATTCCGGGAATCCTCTAATCGTGTCCATTCATCCTACATTGTgcggttagaaatcaatttaaattttatatttaaaattgaatacaaatAGTTCATAACAAAAATTGATCCATGatttacgatgaacggacaaTTTTaaaggatccgaagaggatcctctctgtAACTTGAAAAAATAGACAGTTCGGCATGTAAAATTCAACATTTGgattaaagtaatttgtttgtaaatttttttttttgttattcatCTTGTAATTGTTCTATAAGGTGAGCGAAAAATATGATAAGTGAATAGACATATCAGCACTCTTGTTAAAATCGAAGATAATGGAAGATATTGACTCACTGCCTAATTGTGAGAGGTGTTACCGTGTAACATTTCCTCGCTGGCGATCTTATCTTACAAAAGCGCTAgtaacaaagaagaaaaaaaccaaTTTCGAAACCAGCACTTGTCAATTAAAAACAATCCACCCGGTCACCACGCGCTGAGCTTCATTTCCCATCAGTTGTTTGCACAAATATTATATCGATCGAGTTAGGATTGGGAGACAActattttttgaaatttattttagtgaactttaacgaaaaattcgtggtactgttcattttaacgaaaaattatatttttacactaaaaagtcaattctgatactattcactttaccttttattttgtccttatcgttaaaacttaaagtttttaaactcttttcattagttttccttatattttagAGGCCCCCACTTcgtagtttttttttaaggatttGCATTGGTGGAATTATATATCTTCTCCGGATCTCTTCATTGGGGATTCCGAAAATCAATTAATAACAAATGTTCATCTAACATCGTGCAATcacagtttttttcttttttatttatttatatttctttttttatttatttatatttttcacacaAAATAAGGCTGTATGctgttaaaaatataaatagaaTTCAATTATGGCCGTACGATCTTTAATGAACAATTGGTTATTGGTCTCCGAGATCCCCAGTGaggagatccggagaggatctaatTCCCGCATTGGTTATGTTTCAATTCATTATTTATACATCATTCTTACAAACAattaaataagtccaaaacaaTTAAGACACTTACtcttagtgaaaaaaaaaatagatgagTACAATTTTGCATATAAACAGTAAAATGACTATCATTTAATCCAATGAtcaaagtttcagatttttAATAGATTTGATCTTTGAAAGAAtacctaaaaaataaataattcaaatTGTTAAGTGATCCTAGAAAATATGTGTCTCCGAACCTAAtcctattatttttttttactaaataaTGATTTCACCTATGTATAGTTTCCTGTTTTGTTTTTTCGAGGCCATTCGAGTTTGGGGCCCTGTGGTTGGAGTCCAACTGCTCACCGAGTTACACCAATCGATTATTATTcatgagaaatttttaattgtgatgaGAATATAAGTGTTATAttacgtgttttaatagaaatggtagaaattttatttttttaaattattaattttttatcatatatatcTCACTATTTATTTAGTGACACATGATGTATAACTTCATGCACCgatcatattgaaaaatatctCATTATTCATGGTAAACATGCCGACAAGATTTTGACCATACGAACACGATTTTGACGAACCCAAACACGTCAATTGCTAGAATTTGAATAGACAATGCGGGGTTGGAATTTGTGATGAAAATTTGTCCCACGTCGACTGAAAACTTGAGGAAAGACATCTTTGAGTCCATCTCAAGCCGCGCATCAAGCGCATAAACTTGTGAGGGAAATTTGTCACACCAATCAGAGCTGCAGAGACTCTGTTTGGTCATGTTCATGAATGTATTTGGGATGTAACGCCTTTCGGGGATTTTACTCTCTTCCACGAACTTTGTAATCCTAATACATACCATCTAtcgttttaaaaaaataaaaaaaataaaaaataaaagtaagtCCATCTCACTTATTGTTAAATAAGAAATAAGAACTGTTAAGACTGTTCACTGGAAACAGATATAACCCTTTTGAAAGGATAAGACTGAATTCAAACCGTCATAATTGTTGGTTTAAGCCATTACAAACTATGGCTCTAGTATTAGTAACATAATGATCAATTTACAATGTTATCTTCCTATTTTTTCACTGAGATACACACACCAATTCGCCGAGAATCCAAGTTTGAGTGCAAGAACTTGAATTAGAAGTAAATGTCCAAGAACTACCACACATCAATTCGCTGTCAAGAATCCAAGTCTAAGTGCAAGAACTTGGATTAGAAGTAAATGTCCAAGAACTACCATACATGTGTGGGGACAGTTGATTTAGGCCATTATAAATATAGTTGTAGTGTCAGAAATGTAATCATCAATTTCCAATGTTCCCTTCCTATTCTTTCACTAAGAAACACACATCAATCACCAAAAATCCAAGTTCTAATGCAAGAATTTGGATTAGATAGTTGAATCCAAGAACTTGGATTAGACAATTGTAGCCTACAAGATAGACATCCAAGAACAGCCACACATGTGTAGGGATGTATTTCTGCATTAGGAGATTGCTGGTGCAAACCTTTATCTTTGGAAAACCAAGTTAATAATATTATTGTGACTCTAGTTACaacttatgtttaatttttcatatttgtgATTAAGTTATATTTAGTTCAATTTGATTTCTATATAAAGTGTGTAattgttatatatattatatcatATGTATTTGGTTGGTTTTAACACTATTTCGTAATATTTTCAAATAGGGTTATCTTGTTGTGTTAAGAATTAAAACCCCTAAATTGCAGGTCTAACTTAGAAAAttactttaattatttttgaatCAATCACTTAAAAAAGTATTAGAATGAGAAAAATAATAGCACAAATGCCTCTATGAGTCTTTCAAACCCCCGTAAATTGCCATAGCGAATGTATTTTAGTaactaacaaagaaaatgtCTTTTATATTTCATAAAATTAGGGGTGTAATTACTAATTAGTGGATAAGACAATGATAATGCACATCTCACATTTGTTCTGTTGCAAATATTCCAATTAGGACACAAACACATGCATGTGGTAAAAAAGAGGGAGTTTTCTtcacaaaattaaataaaaaaagaaaacaatttttatttttctttttttatttaatttttaaagggAGAAGGAAAGAGACGGGAAACATAGTCGTTCGACTCGTTCCCTTGACAGCTTTGAGACGAAACgttgtgaagaaaaagaaaacttaaCCTGTTCGACATCTTCCAGTCAATACCGCCAATGCATTTTATACAAATATATAACAGCTGACATACGTTCTTTAAGCTCCTCTGGGTGGATCTCGTCAGAATCGAACACGCGTTTATAAGGTTTTCACACGAGGAGCCTTTGAATTTTTGCATTCCCGGCTGCCATTTGGAAGCCATTtggaaatttcttcaatttcaggctttttcttcaagtgaaATCAAGGTGAATATTGAATTCTTACAGCTCCATATGAGCTATTtctggtctgtttctttctgggttttgaattttatttgatttggttCAATATTTTGGCAGCTTTGGGGAAGAAAAATTCTGGGTTTTCTATTGAATATCTTCCTATACTATTCAGAGTTCAAATTCTGATGAGAAGATATTTGGTGGGTAGGTGAAAATTTGCTTGCATTTGCTGGAAGTTGCGATATTATATGTGTTCTCTTGAGGAAAATCGAATTGGGTCGACGCCAAATCGCGAAAGTTTGAAACTTTTGTGTGAGTTTTGCTTGACGAAGGTGttctagggttttggttattagAGGTTTAGGGATTGATGAAATGAGAAAGATATTAAACGTTTTCGGCAACAAATAGGTCTTATGAAGACAGGCTGTTTCATTGCTTTGATCATTCTGCTATGTGCTTCAGCATCAACGAGCTCAGAGGAGAGCAGCACCACAGAGGAAGTTTTTCTCAGTCAACTAGTCGATCCAGCAACTGGAAAGATTGATGGGGACATGGTAACACACTACATAACTTATCCTATGAGTATGTTGTTTCTAGTTTCACATGGATTAATCCTATATATGATAAATTTGGTCATATGAGTGATTCCGTCATTCGCTTTAAATTTGTATAGAACGTCTTATATATGGATTACTCTATTAGGGAGCATCATATCATATTTGTTGGTCGAAAAGTAGATTAAAAAGTTAGTTAGAAAGTCTAAGCTTTTGAGTACGTGGAAGTACGTTTGGAGCTTATGAAATGTTTAAGGCACAAAGCTAATTTTACTAAAATATATCTTGATTATGTTAAGCTAGTGAAGAATGTTTGGGCGTAACTTATTTCGAAACCAGAAGTAGTATTTGACATAACCAGTGTCTTGGTAATTTTAACAAACTTTTATATTTATTGCAGATAAACAAGGCCTTAACAGAAAACAACTTTTATTAAAAAGATACTTTGATGTGTTTGAACTTCACTTTCACCAAAGCCTTCACCAATGAAATTTTTATTCTTCATTAGCTCTCTAATACGCTCATTTTTTCGAAGTTGACATTAAAACTTATGAAATTCTGTGGCCTGCAGGCACAGCTATTATGGATAAGTTGCAAGGTTGATTTGTTCCGTTTGACGGAAGCTATTGAACATCTTAACTTGTGGTTAACAGAGGAAACATATAGTGGCCCAGATGAAATTAATTCAAAAACACGGTTATTGGGAAAAGAAAAGTTTCAAAAGCTTATTAATGTCCTGCATCCTGAGGTGAAACGGACTCTATCAGATTGTTTAAGAAAGCATAATCTCCTATTCAGTGTCTCTGGAGAAGAGGGTGCCTCTAAGATTTGGTCTGTCAAGTATATCGAGTCCCTGTTTCCCATACCTTATGTTCCAAGAAGAAATTTGGCTGATGTACCTTCTCCAGCCCCTGCACCAATATATTCTCAACGTAGTCCAGTACCATCTCCTGGTGTAGCACCTTCCACTTCTCAAAGTCCTAGTCCTACACCTGCACGCCGTTCTCCACAAGGATCATTTTTTCCTTCCATTCCCAGAAATTCTGGCCTTCAAGCTTCAGGGCCAGCTTCTGGCTCAAATATACAGGAACATAAAGGACGAGATGAACGTAAAAAAATTGTTACTGCTGTTGTTATAACTGCATCAGTGACATTTATTGTTGCAGCAGTGCTCTTTTTATGCTGTACTAAAATCCGTAGAAATGGGAAAAAGGATAGACCAAATGATGACAGGCCCCTTCTTAGCCTGAGTCTAACTGATTCTGCTGGTATAATTCTCAAATATCTTGTTTTTGTTATCTACAGTTGTTTGGAGCCCTTACATTTTGACATTTCTTTGAAATTTGTTTATGTTTCAGGTTCTTCATACAAGTCTTATGCTATGGGAAGTTCAATGAAAGAAGAGAAGCTTGACCATCAATCATTAGGTAATAACTCAAGTCATCTCAGGAAGGCCTAATCTTTAATAGCATTTTTGCGTTGAGTCTCATGTTCTCAATGCTTCACTAAATGAAACTGCAGAATTAGGATCCCCTGGAGGTGCTTCCAAGTTTGACGTATCCAACAATATCAATGGACTAGTACCACCTCCTCCTGGAATATCTCTTCTGAAGCCTCCGCCTGGCAGAGCAAATCCTCTCCCACCTGAACCACCTTCTTCATTTAAGCCTCCTCCCAGCAGGGCTAGTCCTCCTCCACCGCCTGTCCCACCTCCCGCTTTAAACCCCCCAGGGAGTGCAGGCCCTCGGCCCCCACCTCCTCCAGCACCTCCTGGCCCTCGGCCcccaccacctccaccacctCCTGGCCCTCGCCCCCCACCACCTCCTGGCCCTCGCCCCCCACCACCTCCAAAGAGCGGCGTTCCTCCTCCTCGGCCACCTCCAGCAATGGCTATTGGTTCAAAGGTAGCTCGACCTCCACCTCTTGCACCAAAACATCCATCGGATGCTGGATCGGAGGTTGATGGTGATGCTCCTAAAACAAAGCTGAAGCCCTTTTTTTGGGATAAGGTTCTAGCAAACCCTGATCATTCAATGGTTTGGCATCAGATTAAGTCAGGATCATTCCAGTAAGTCGcaatttttttacctttttttctttgtgaccCATGAGTCATTAGATATTATAAGCCTCTGAAAACAATATGTGATTCTTAAAATAGGTTCGATGAAAATATGATTGAAACTCTCTTTGGGTACAACGCTGctgataaaaacaaaaatgaacgCAAGAAAGAGTCTTCATCTCAATATCCTACGCCACAGTTTATTCAAATTATTAATCCCAAAAAGGCACAAAATCTATCAATTCTTTTGCGGGCATTGAATGTGACCATAGAAGAAGTCTGTGATGCAATTCGTGAAGGTAActtttctcctttctttccATGGCATTAAATAATATGCAAGTATTGTCCTTTCCTCATTTTCCAGTATGTCGAAATGAAATGTACTAGAAGGGATATATGATTTTCCTAGAGGGAAGCCTGCAAGGTAGCCATTTTATGAGGTTTGACCTATGTCAGTTCAAGTGGCAGATGCACTTAGGGATATTGTTACTCTGCAAATTCttggtgaaacattttctttgAGGAGTTACTTGTCCACTTATCTGctcagttttttatttgagacaaaatttcttattttcatagaagaataatttgcacagaaaactaaaacaaaagatgATAATGAACCTAGTGTTTGTGGAGGGGCAAGTGTGTTTGTTATTTTTCTGGATAGGATGGTTAGAATGATATAAGAGAAGTTTTGAAGATTAAGGGAAGTGAAGGGCTTGTGAGAAAATGTTTGTTATTAGGATTTGATATGTTTTGATTTTATTGATATACCTTTCTTCCACATTTACGCAGCTTGGAAGGCAGCAATCTTTAATGTAGGTGTGATTTATTGTTTTGCTGTTGTATTATCTTCAAAATTTTGTGGTGGATTTTAGCAGCCGGTAGACTAGAGATTCTGCACATCTTGATGTGTAGATAGTTTGTTCACTCTGCTTCTTATTGTTAAGCTTTTTATAACCATTTCTCTCTGAACTGTTTCCCTGCAATCAAATTGGTCACAGAAATGCATCAATATGCCTTCCAAACTCGGGGGTTATGCATCAATGTACCCCATGGCGTCTGAtcattagtttttctgttaaaaATTGTCGTGCAACAAGCACATGATGTGATTTCAGGGGTAGAAATAGAATGGTAGACCCTCAATTGAAGATTTACAAAagaaccatctgtctctctttCACCCTCCTCTCTATCACCCTTTCTCGCATCTTGCTCCTAGACACAGTCAATGTACTCTAACGTGCTAAACAAACATTATAAAACAACCTATTTGAACTAATTAACCAGGTAATCAAACACTGTAGACTAAGAATAACATAAACTACCCAAAATGCTTACCTGCTATAGGACttcaaataattatttttgaaaACCATAAGTGAAAATGCCCTCAATATTTGGTCATCTGCTTTGCATGTGATCAAATTGAACAGAAATTGAACAATCAGAAGTCTGGAGCCACATTGATGCATGGTAATAGAGTTTGAGGGTCACAATGATGCAATTGAAAGTTCGGGGGCCACTTTGATTACGGGAACATCTTCTCAAATTCTTGAGGGAACATCTTGTCTGACTAATAGAATAACATACAAAGAATTCTTACTAAAGACTGTTTCTACAATGACCCATTAACATGCGTTTACTTTTCTTAATTGGATCAGGGAATGAGCTTCCCTCGGAATTCTTACAAACTCTGTTGAAGATGGCACCAACACAAGAAGAAGAACTAAAGCTTAGAATGTTCAATGGTCCACTTTCTCAACTTGGGCCTGCTGAGCGGTTTCTAAAAGCG
This window of the Malus domestica chromosome 03, GDT2T_hap1 genome carries:
- the LOC103419020 gene encoding formin-like protein 5 isoform X1, whose protein sequence is MCSLEENRIGSTPNRESLKLLSSTSSEESSTTEEVFLSQLVDPATGKIDGDMAQLLWISCKVDLFRLTEAIEHLNLWLTEETYSGPDEINSKTRLLGKEKFQKLINVLHPEVKRTLSDCLRKHNLLFSVSGEEGASKIWSVKYIESLFPIPYVPRRNLADVPSPAPAPIYSQRSPVPSPGVAPSTSQSPSPTPARRSPQGSFFPSIPRNSGLQASGPASGSNIQEHKGRDERKKIVTAVVITASVTFIVAAVLFLCCTKIRRNGKKDRPNDDRPLLSLSLTDSAGSSYKSYAMGSSMKEEKLDHQSLELGSPGGASKFDVSNNINGLVPPPPGISLLKPPPGRANPLPPEPPSSFKPPPSRASPPPPPVPPPALNPPGSAGPRPPPPPAPPGPRPPPPPPPPGPRPPPPPGPRPPPPPKSGVPPPRPPPAMAIGSKVARPPPLAPKHPSDAGSEVDGDAPKTKLKPFFWDKVLANPDHSMVWHQIKSGSFQFDENMIETLFGYNAADKNKNERKKESSSQYPTPQFIQIINPKKAQNLSILLRALNVTIEEVCDAIREGNELPSEFLQTLLKMAPTQEEELKLRMFNGPLSQLGPAERFLKALIDIPFAFKRLEALLFMCTLQEEATHLKESFATLEVACKELRSSRLFLKLLEAVLKTGNRMNDGTFRGGAQAFKLDTLLKLLDVKGIDGKTTLLHFVVQEIIRSEGVRAARTAKESRSFSSIKTDDLLEDTSNETEEHYRSLGLEKVLGLSNELENVKKASVLDAESLTGTVAKLGHALIKTRDFLNTNMKDSGEDSEFHETLKSFVQNAEVDIVGLVEEEKRIMALVKSTGDYFHGSSGKDEGLRLFVIVRDFLIIVDKVCREVKLAQKKSTKVQKKETPSSEPHQPSTTPSASDLRLPPPPDLHKRLFPAIQDRRMDNSSSDDES
- the LOC103419020 gene encoding formin-like protein 5 isoform X2, with the protein product MAQLLWISCKVDLFRLTEAIEHLNLWLTEETYSGPDEINSKTRLLGKEKFQKLINVLHPEVKRTLSDCLRKHNLLFSVSGEEGASKIWSVKYIESLFPIPYVPRRNLADVPSPAPAPIYSQRSPVPSPGVAPSTSQSPSPTPARRSPQGSFFPSIPRNSGLQASGPASGSNIQEHKGRDERKKIVTAVVITASVTFIVAAVLFLCCTKIRRNGKKDRPNDDRPLLSLSLTDSAGSSYKSYAMGSSMKEEKLDHQSLELGSPGGASKFDVSNNINGLVPPPPGISLLKPPPGRANPLPPEPPSSFKPPPSRASPPPPPVPPPALNPPGSAGPRPPPPPAPPGPRPPPPPPPPGPRPPPPPGPRPPPPPKSGVPPPRPPPAMAIGSKVARPPPLAPKHPSDAGSEVDGDAPKTKLKPFFWDKVLANPDHSMVWHQIKSGSFQFDENMIETLFGYNAADKNKNERKKESSSQYPTPQFIQIINPKKAQNLSILLRALNVTIEEVCDAIREGNELPSEFLQTLLKMAPTQEEELKLRMFNGPLSQLGPAERFLKALIDIPFAFKRLEALLFMCTLQEEATHLKESFATLEVACKELRSSRLFLKLLEAVLKTGNRMNDGTFRGGAQAFKLDTLLKLLDVKGIDGKTTLLHFVVQEIIRSEGVRAARTAKESRSFSSIKTDDLLEDTSNETEEHYRSLGLEKVLGLSNELENVKKASVLDAESLTGTVAKLGHALIKTRDFLNTNMKDSGEDSEFHETLKSFVQNAEVDIVGLVEEEKRIMALVKSTGDYFHGSSGKDEGLRLFVIVRDFLIIVDKVCREVKLAQKKSTKVQKKETPSSEPHQPSTTPSASDLRLPPPPDLHKRLFPAIQDRRMDNSSSDDES